The following are encoded in a window of Amaranthus tricolor cultivar Red isolate AtriRed21 chromosome 2, ASM2621246v1, whole genome shotgun sequence genomic DNA:
- the LOC130802570 gene encoding uncharacterized protein LOC130802570 produces MAGDQATPPPPPPRIDSTSPYYLGPHDRPGDFITPTRLRGDNYDEWANDIQTALEARHKFVFLNGSIITTPVLPCMQDDWNTLQAMLISWLMNTIDLEVKAMLPKYKDAKKLWETLKSRYSIVNGPRIQQLHSTIAKCEQSKTMSVATYFGKWEELNNYEPLITCSVDRVVPLAPRD; encoded by the coding sequence ATGGCCGGTGATCAAgctacaccaccaccaccacctccgCGCATAGACTCAACTTCTCCTTATTATCTCGGTCCCCATGATCGTCCCGGAGATTTCATTACTCCAACTCGTCTTCGTGGTGACAATTATGATGAATGGGCCAATGATATTCAAACTGCTCTGGAAGCAAGACATAAATTTGTTTTTCTGAATGGATCAATAATCACTACTCCTGTACTTCCATGTATGCAAGACGATTGGAATACCCTTCAAGCCATGTTAATTTCATGGCTTATGAATACAATTGACCTCGAGGTCAAGGCCATGCTTCCAAAATATAAAGATGCTAAAAAGTTGTGGGAGACTCTCAAATCACGGTATTCCATTGTCAATGGTCCGCGAATACAACAACTTCACTCTACGATTGCTAAGTGTGAGCAATCCAAAACTATGTCCGTAGCCACATATTTTGGCAAGTGGGAAGAATTAAACAACTACGAACCTTTAATTACTTGTTCCGTTGATCGTGTTGTACCTCTTGCACCGCGAGATTAG